The genomic stretch GACGGAAACAGCAATAGCAGTGGGTGCCAAAAAGGGAACCATTTGCGCCACGTGAAGCACGGTGAAAGCAGTTCACGGGGCCGCCGGATCGGGTGATCTCGGAGAATATTTTCTGCGGTATACGCTGGGTGATTGGCCGGACCAGCGTTTGAAGGCCCGGGTAAAACTGTGCCTGTCCGAAAAGCCCAGTTTCTCGCTGATCTCCTCAATGCTGAGCTGCCCGGATCTCAACGCCTGAACGGCCAGTTGAAATCTGATCTGATCCCGTAATGCGGACCATCCGTAACCGTTTTCGGCCAGACGGCGTTGCAGGGTTCTGGCACTGATATTCTGAGACCGGGCCAATTCCCGCAACGGTGCGTTCAACAGGTCGTTCCTCTTGACCAGGAGCTGTCTTATCTCTTCCGCCGGTCCGTCATGCAGCGGAGAATCGGCTATCTGCTGGTCCAGGATATTTCCGGCCTGCCGGCGGATATCCGGAAAACCGCCCGGCAGGGGAAGGTCCATGATGACGCGTTCGTAGCGTATGATGTTTTCCGGCGCATTCAGGACAACAGCGCAGCCGAAGAAGTCGACGTACAGGGGAATGATCTCGGAACGTCCATGACGGAAATAAACGGCCTTGGGCGGGACGGTTTTTTTCATGAGGCGGTTCACAAGGGTCTTTATGGATGAAAAGACCATTTCCGTATAGTGCCGCTCATCCTCCTCGGAAAGCATCCTGTCCGGCTGTAACATGATGCTGACGTCATCACCGGTCTCCTGCAGTTTCAGGATAAGCAGCGGCGAGATGAGCTTTCGAAGTGATTGGGTATTCTCAGAGGCCTCCCGAATGGTTGAGGAGGACATCA from Deltaproteobacteria bacterium encodes the following:
- a CDS encoding AraC family transcriptional regulator ligand-binding domain-containing protein; protein product: MKDDSHAGHVKTSAVVLPGIISTAVKLGVDIQDILRKLGISIDLEHITRTTIGLDQVHAIVMEVEKATGHPAIGLLNGENFDFEYMPHLKTFLMSSSTIREASENTQSLRKLISPLLILKLQETGDDVSIMLQPDRMLSEEDERHYTEMVFSSIKTLVNRLMKKTVPPKAVYFRHGRSEIIPLYVDFFGCAVVLNAPENIIRYERVIMDLPLPGGFPDIRRQAGNILDQQIADSPLHDGPAEEIRQLLVKRNDLLNAPLRELARSQNISARTLQRRLAENGYGWSALRDQIRFQLAVQALRSGQLSIEEISEKLGFSDRHSFTRAFKRWSGQSPSVYRRKYSPRSPDPAAP